In Asticcacaulis sp. SL142, the sequence GATATAGGGGTTGAATTCAGGATCCTGATCCAGATCAAGATCCGTCATAACCCGTTCCGCCAGAGCGGTCGATTTCAGGATTTCAACCTCGGTATCGATGGTCGCGGTATCTGCAGGCAGGTCAGAGACAACTTCCTTGCCCGGCGAGGTATTGACGATGCGCGGATCGATCATGACGCTGGCTTCGGCGGTGTATTTCGGCGCCTGAGTGACCAGAGGCACCAGAATGAGCGCGAATATAGCTATAAAGACCAGACCGAACAGCAGAATATAGCGGCGGAAATCGGCAATGAAACTTAACACATCAAAGCCCGCATCATCAATGTCACGCGCTTCGACTGGGTTCACGACTTCCGCCATAGGCTATTGCTCTTCTTAAAAAAATTCATGTCGATACGCCACACACACAAAGACGCCCGACATTTTCGTCATGCACACCTTCATTACAAGTTCAGGTGCGCATTAATGGGCGGGAATCACCCCGCGCATCATATCAGAAATATCGTTCCGTGACCCGAATGGTGTCGCCGGGTTGCACGGTTAGAGTTTGCGTCAGATCGACAGCGCGCTCCTCAGCAGAGTCAGCACTTTTTATATAGACCTTTTTCTTGTTCGCGCGATAGGTGAAACCTTGTGCTCGCGCCACCGCATTCATCACGGTCATGCCGTTGACGTAAGGATATTCGCCCGGACGGCTGACTTCACCCAGAACATAGAAGGGCCGGAACGTCAGAATTTCGATGCTGACGCGCGGGTCCTTAAGATAGCCTTCGCGCAGGACGGCTGCATATTGTTCCTGCAGCTCTCTCACACTCAGGCCCATCGCCTTAACTTCGCCTATCAGGGGCAGGGCGACCGTGCCCTGACCATTGACGACGAATTCGCCGCTCAGGTCAGGTTCACCAAAGACGATGACCCGGATCTTATCGTCGGCGCCCATTTTATATTTATAGGCGTCAACGCTCGCAACTGCGGTAGATAAGGTCGTCACCGGCGCCACTTGGGCCGCGGACTCAGACGCAGATGTCTGGGTTTGGGCCTGAATCTGGGCAAAGGCAAGACCGCCCGACCCGACCGAAACCATGAGTATCGTTGCCAATACTAAGAAAATCTTTTTTACGTATACGTGCACGCTAAGCCTCCTGCCTCAACCCAAAAATATCTTTCAATTTTTTGTTGCGGCGCAAATTCAGATAACGGATACGGATATAAAGTTCCAATTATGATATGTGTTTTTCCATGACTTTTAATAAGTAAATGGTTAACTTCACAACAGAACTACCCGGCGTGTAAACTGTGCAATTAATATGCCATTTTTATGTTACGTGGATAAATTGGCGCGTTTCATTATGAAGTCGCACACAGGTTAAGACCCCCGTGGCATAGGCGCCGGTATCTACCCCGACCCGCCAGGTAGAGTTAAAGGGTTCGGGCGTCGGCGTGTGGCCATGAACGACGACATAGTTGCAGGATTTGGTCGCCGATAAGAACTCAGCCCGTATCCACAACAGGGTCGTGGCGTCCTGATCATCCAGCGGCACACCGGGTTTGACCCCGGCATGGACAAATACATAGTCCCCGCCGTAGACAATCAGCTTCATAGCGCAGATGGCCTCGAGGTGGGCGCGCGGCAAATTATTGCCAAACTGGTCGCGCGCCTCGATCCAGGCCTCAGCATCACTGCGCAAAGGCGGTGCCTGAACCCCATAATTCATAAGGGTTGTACCACCCCCGTGCTGCACCCAGGTCGCCCCGCTTTCGGGATCTTCGAGGAAGTTGATCAGCGACATCTCATGGTTACCCATCAGGACTTCGAGGTCGCACCAGATCTCGTCCTTAAGCTTTAGGATCGTTTCGATCACCTTGTCAGAGGCCGGTCCGCGATCGACATAATCGCCCAGCAACACCACCCTGGGCTTTTCCTGATAGGCGTAGGAGTCTTCGCGGATGGTATCAAGCATGCGGCTGAACAAATCAGCCCGGCCATGGATATCGCCGATGGCATAGGTCAGCCGGTCAACGATCGGCACAGGGTCACTCTTGCGCTTTGAAAACAGATTTTTGAAAAAGCTAATCATGAAAACGCAATCAATCCGCCGCACAGGCTTTATGGTTATGAAGCCAGTCTAAACCAAAGATCACCTAAGTTCGCAATCTGAAAAGGGTTGCTGAAAATATTTCTTATCAAATTGCGGGGACAGAATAGATCATAAACCTTAACTTATGACCTTCAGTTTCATACATCAGGCGAGCGCACGGTTTGAGCGTGGTAAATCTATTGACAATCGCGCGCGAAGCCGCCAACAGATTTAGGGATTACCCCGTAGCTACGCTTCATCAGGTTTAGGATTTAATCCATATTTTTCACAGCGTGATGCCCGGACATGCCCGGCGCGTTCACGATTTCTGACAGCATTTCCGGCATATTCGTCCGGTATTTTTAGACATTAGGATATAGTCATGCGCGTAACCATGATCGGTACAGGATATGTAGGCCTCGTCAGCGGCGCCTGCTTTGCAGATTTCGGCCATATCGTGACCTGCGTCGATAAGGACGCCTCAAAGATTGAGCGGCTGCAAGCCGGGGAAATTCCGATTTTTGAGCCGGGCCTTGATAAACTGGTCGAAACCAATGTGCGCGAAGGCCGCCTGTTCTTTGCCGTCGATCCGAAAGAAGCCATCGCCTCGGCCGATGCGATCTTTATTGCGGTTGGCACGCCGTCACGGCGCGGCGATGGCCATGCTGACCTGTCTTACGTCTATGCCGCCGCCGAAGAAATCGCCGATCTGATGGATGGCTTTACCGTCATCGTCAATAAATCGACCGTTCCGGTGGGCACCGGCGATGAGGTCGAAGCCATCATCAAAAAGCGCCGCCCGGACGCCGAATTTGCGGTCGTCTCCAACCCGGAATTCCTGCGCGAAGGGGCCGCCATCAGCGACTTCAAGCGCCCTGACCGCGTCGTCGTCGGCACCGAGGATGAACGCGCCCGCAATGTGATGCGTGAGCTCTACCGTCCGCTGAACCTGAATGAGAGCCCGCTGCTGTTTGTCGGTCGCCGCACCTCAGAACTGATCAAATATGCCGCCAACGCCTTCCTGGCCATGAAGATCACCTTCATCAACGAAATGGCCGATTTATCCGAAGCTGTCGGGGCTGACGTGCAGGCTGTGGCCCGTGGCATTGGGCTGGACAACCGGATCGGCACCAAGTTCCTGCACGCTGGCCCCGGTTATGGCGGTTCGTGCTTCCCCAAGGATACGCTGGCTCTGGTGAAAACCGCTGCCGACTATGGCACGCCGACCAAGCTGATCGAAGCCACCGTAGCGGTCAACGCCTCACGCAAAAAGGCCATGGCCGAAAAGATCAAAAAGGCGCTCGGTGGTGATGTTTCCGGCAAGACAATTGGAATCTTAGGCCTGACCTTTAAGCCCAACACCGATGATATGCGCGACGCCCCGTCGCTGGATATCGTGCCCGCCCTTCAGGCTGCCGGTGCCACCATTCAGGCCTATGACCCCGAAGGCCGCCATGAAGCCGAAAAGCTGCTGAGCGATGTGGACTATAAGGCCAATCCGTATGATGCGGTGGCCGGTGCTGACGCCATGGTCATCCTGACTGAGTGGGATCAGTTCCGCGCCCTTGACCTCGACCGCGTCAAATCGGTCATGAAGGCCCCGGTCATGGTCGATCTGCGCAATGTCTATAAACCCTCCGAAGTGCGCTCGAAGAATTTTGATTACACCAGCATCGGTCGCCCCTGATCAAGAAAAAGCCCGCCTCACCGGCGGGCTTTTTTATTTCGCTATCGACTGTGGGATCAAAACTTGAACATGCCCTCAAGCGCGCCGTTTTTCACCAGCCCATCGAAATAGTTGACGGTTTTGGTCAGGCCCTCACGCAGCGGCACCTTCGGCTCCCAGCCCAGCTTTTCCTGCGCCTGAGTGATGTCCGGGCGGCGCTGCTTGGGGTCATCCTGCGGCAGGGGCATGTGGACGATCTTTGATTTCGAGCCAGTGATGTCGATCACCATCTGCGCCAGTTCCAGCATGGTAAACTCCCCCGGATTGCCGATATTGATCGGGCCGGTGATGTCATCGGGGGTGTTCATCAGGCGCACAAAGCCTTCGATCAGGTCATCGGCATAGCAGAATGAGCGGGTCTGCAGGCCTTCGCCGAAGATGGTGATGTCGCGCCCCATCAGGGCCTGCACGATAAAGCTTGAGACCACCCGGCCATCATTGGGGTGCATGCGCGGGCCGTAGGTGTTGAATATCCGCACCACCTTGATGTTCAGGCCATGCTGGCGGCGATAATCAAAAAACAGGGTCTCAGCGCAGCGCTTGCCCTCATCATAGCAGGAGCGTGGACCGATAGTGTTGACATTGCCCCAGTAGGATTCCGGCTGAGGGTGGACGCTGGGGTCGCCGTAAACTTCTGAGGTTGAGGCCTGAAAAATCTTGGCCTTCAGGCGCTTGGCCAGGCCCAGCATGTTGACCGAGCCCATGACCGAAGTTTTGATCGTCTGCACCGGATCGCGCTGATAGTGAATGGGTGAGGCCGGACAGGCCAGATTGTAGATCTCATCGCACTCGATAAACAGCGGATGGGTAATATCGTGGCGCAGCAGTTCAAAATTCGGATGGTCGCGCAGGTGCTGAATATTGACATGCGCGCCGGTGTAAAAATTGTCGAGGCAGATGACATGGGCCCCTTCGCCCAGCAGCCGCTCACACAGGTGAGACCCTAAAAAGCCGGCCCCGCCGGTAACCAGAATACGCTTCATTAAATGCATGGTGAAACTCCGGAAAATATATAATTAAAAAAGGATAGCTTAAGACGCTTACCGTTAGCGGGCCTTTAATAGACCCGTATCATCTCAGATTAATAAGGCCGTGTTTTTTGCCAATGGGCCGCCGTGCGGATCAGGGTTTCCAGATCACTGTATTTCGGCTGCCAGTCCAGCATGGACTTGATCTTGGCCACATCAGCCACCAGCGCCTGAGGGTCCCCCTCACGGCGCGGGCCAAAGCTGTGCGGCACCTCTATGCCCAACACCTTCTCGGCCATTTTGATGACCTCCAGCACCGTCAGGCCCTCACCCGTGCCAACGTTGAAAATCTGGCTGTCGCCGCCATCCAATAAGCGCTCAATCGCGGCCACATGGGCGGTGGCCAGATCGACGACGTGGATATAGTCGCGCACTGGCGTGCCGTCGCGGGTGTCATAGTCGGTGCCAAAAACGGTCAGCGGCTTGCCCTTACCCAAAGCGGCCTGACACATCAGCGGAATGAGATGGGTCTCGCACAGGTGGCTTTCGCCGATCTCACCGTCCGGGTCAGCGCCAGCGGCATTGAAATAGCGCAGAATGGTGTGCTTGAGGCCGTGGGCCTGCCCCATCCAGTACAGCGCCTGCTCAAAGGCCAGCTTGGACGCCCCATATGGGTTGATCGGCAAGGTCGGGTGGGTTTCCGGGATCAGATCGCTTTGCGGCGTCCCATAGGTGGCCGCCGTCGATGAAAACACCATCGCCTTAACGCCGCCCTCGATCAGGGCCGAGGTAAAGGCGGTCGCCGCCGCGACATTGTTATCGTAATATTTGGCCGGATCGCGCGTGCTTTCGCCGACAAGGCTAAAGGCTGCGAAATGGATGGCCGAGGTGATGCCGTAAGTCTCGATGGCCTTAAGGATCGCCTCGCGGTCACGCAGGTCTGCCTTGATCAGCGGCCCCCACTTGACGGCCCCTTCATGGCCGGTCACCAAACTGTCAAGCGTTACAGGTATATAACCCGACTGGTGCAAGACTTTGCAGGTCTGCGCCCCGATATAACCCGCACCGCCCGCCACCAATACAGCTTTTGACATATAAAATCGCTCCGGATATCGCGCGGCCTGATTTTCTTAACCTTAACCGCTTCAATTTAAATAAAATTTACATTCGTGATGCTAAAAAATTACAAATGGGCCATTGCGGTTCCCGTCATCTGGCTTTAGCCTATTATTTTGCATAAGCGAAATATTTTTGTAGCCCATTTCTTTTGTTTTTCTTATTTCGAGAGGTCTCACTTGACCAAATCCAAAGTTCGTAAAGCGGTCCTGCCGGTTGCCGGTCTGGGGACGCGTGTGTTGCCGGGCACCAAGGTTGTCCCCAAAGAATTACTGAACGTCGTTGACCGCCCGATCCTGTCCTATGTGGTGGCCGAAGCGCGCGCCGCCGGGATTGAGCATTTCGTCTTCGTCACTGGCCGCGCCAAGGGCTCGATCGAAGACTATTTCGACCATCAGGTCGAGCTTGAGGCGCAGTTACGCGCCAAGAATAAAACCGCTATTCTGGATGAACTTCTGGCTGAATTGCCAAAGCCCGGTGAGATGAGCTTCATCCGCCAGATGCAGCCGCTCGGCCTCGGCCACGCGGTTTATGCCGCCCGCGACATTATTGGTGATGAACCGTTCGCCGTCCTGCTGCCCGACATGGTGATGGATTCTGAGGTCTCCGCCCTGAAACAGGCCATCAATGCCTATGATCAAGTCGGCGGCAATATCATCGTCGTTGAGCAGGTGCCGCACGACCAGACCCACCAGTACGGCGTGGTCGCCCTTGAATCGCAAAATGGCCGCCTCAACAAGATGACCGGCATGGTCGAAAAACCAGCCAAGGGTACCGCCCCGTCCAATCTGATTGTCTCTGGTCGCTATATCCTTCAGCCGGAAATTTTCGATTATCTGGCCACCCAGGAAAAAGGTGCTGGCGGTGAGATCCAGCTTACCGATTCCATGTTCAAGCTGATGCAGGACCAAAGCTTCCATGCGCTTGAATATGATGGCACCACTTATGACTGCGGCGACAAGATCGGCCTTCTGCGGGCCAATGTCGCCATGGCCTTGAAGCGTGCCGATCTGGGTGATGCGGCCCGCGCCGCCCTCTCGCCCTTTTTTAATTAATCCGCGATCACTGACGGACACCCCATGACTCTGAAACCCAGAACTGACATCAAAGCCAATACGTTTGAAAACGAAACTCAGGCCTTTGTTAAGACCACAGGCTTTCGTGAATATGACGCGCGCTGGCTGTTTGGCGACGAAATCAACCTTCTGGGCATTCAGGCTCTGGGGCTTGGCCTTGGCACCTATGTGCAGGAACGCGGGGTAAAGCCGCGCATCGTGGTCGGGCACGACTACCGTTCCTATTCGATCAATATCAAGAACGCCCTGATCATCGGCCTGCTGCAATCGGGCTGCGAAGTGCTCGATATCGGGCTGTGCCTGTCGCCGATCGCTTACTTTGCGCAGTTTGATCTGGACGCGCCGTGCGTGGCCATGGTCACCGCTTCCCACAATGACAACGGCTGGACCGGCGTCAAGATGGGCTGTCAGGCCCCGCTGACCTTCGGGCCGGACGAGATGGGCCGCCTGAAAGAGATCGTCATGGGCGGTCTGGGTGTCGAAAAATCCGGTGGCAGCCTGACGCTGGTTGAGGGCGTTCAGGAACGCTATCTGGCCGATGTGGTCGCCAAGACCAAAGTCACCCGTCCGCTTAAGGTCATTTGCGCCTGTGGCAACGGCACGGCGGGCGCCTTTGCGCCTCAGGCCCTGCGCGCTATGGGCGTTGAGGTGATCGAGATGGATTGCGAGCTTGACAACACCTTCCCGAAATATAATCCGAACCCGGAAGACCACGAAATGCTGGTCGAAATGTCGAAGGCCGTCAAAGAATACGGCGCCGATCTGGCGCTCGGTTTCGATGGCGACGGCGACCGCTGCGGCGTGGTCGATAATACCGGCGAAGAAATCTTTGCTGATAAGATCGGCCTGATGCTGGCCCGCGACCTGAGCGAAATTTATAAGGACGCGACCTTCATCGTCGATGTCAAATCGACCGGCCTTTATAAGACCGACGAAATCCTCAAGAAGAACGGGGCCACCACCGTCTATTGGAAAACCGGCCACTCCTACATCAAG encodes:
- a CDS encoding UDP-glucuronic acid decarboxylase family protein encodes the protein MKRILVTGGAGFLGSHLCERLLGEGAHVICLDNFYTGAHVNIQHLRDHPNFELLRHDITHPLFIECDEIYNLACPASPIHYQRDPVQTIKTSVMGSVNMLGLAKRLKAKIFQASTSEVYGDPSVHPQPESYWGNVNTIGPRSCYDEGKRCAETLFFDYRRQHGLNIKVVRIFNTYGPRMHPNDGRVVSSFIVQALMGRDITIFGEGLQTRSFCYADDLIEGFVRLMNTPDDITGPINIGNPGEFTMLELAQMVIDITGSKSKIVHMPLPQDDPKQRRPDITQAQEKLGWEPKVPLREGLTKTVNYFDGLVKNGALEGMFKF
- a CDS encoding polysaccharide biosynthesis/export family protein, giving the protein MATILMVSVGSGGLAFAQIQAQTQTSASESAAQVAPVTTLSTAVASVDAYKYKMGADDKIRVIVFGEPDLSGEFVVNGQGTVALPLIGEVKAMGLSVRELQEQYAAVLREGYLKDPRVSIEILTFRPFYVLGEVSRPGEYPYVNGMTVMNAVARAQGFTYRANKKKVYIKSADSAEERAVDLTQTLTVQPGDTIRVTERYF
- the galE gene encoding UDP-glucose 4-epimerase GalE, producing MSKAVLVAGGAGYIGAQTCKVLHQSGYIPVTLDSLVTGHEGAVKWGPLIKADLRDREAILKAIETYGITSAIHFAAFSLVGESTRDPAKYYDNNVAAATAFTSALIEGGVKAMVFSSTAATYGTPQSDLIPETHPTLPINPYGASKLAFEQALYWMGQAHGLKHTILRYFNAAGADPDGEIGESHLCETHLIPLMCQAALGKGKPLTVFGTDYDTRDGTPVRDYIHVVDLATAHVAAIERLLDGGDSQIFNVGTGEGLTVLEVIKMAEKVLGIEVPHSFGPRREGDPQALVADVAKIKSMLDWQPKYSDLETLIRTAAHWQKTRPY
- a CDS encoding UTP--glucose-1-phosphate uridylyltransferase, which gives rise to MTKSKVRKAVLPVAGLGTRVLPGTKVVPKELLNVVDRPILSYVVAEARAAGIEHFVFVTGRAKGSIEDYFDHQVELEAQLRAKNKTAILDELLAELPKPGEMSFIRQMQPLGLGHAVYAARDIIGDEPFAVLLPDMVMDSEVSALKQAINAYDQVGGNIIVVEQVPHDQTHQYGVVALESQNGRLNKMTGMVEKPAKGTAPSNLIVSGRYILQPEIFDYLATQEKGAGGEIQLTDSMFKLMQDQSFHALEYDGTTYDCGDKIGLLRANVAMALKRADLGDAARAALSPFFN
- a CDS encoding UDP-glucose dehydrogenase family protein, with amino-acid sequence MRVTMIGTGYVGLVSGACFADFGHIVTCVDKDASKIERLQAGEIPIFEPGLDKLVETNVREGRLFFAVDPKEAIASADAIFIAVGTPSRRGDGHADLSYVYAAAEEIADLMDGFTVIVNKSTVPVGTGDEVEAIIKKRRPDAEFAVVSNPEFLREGAAISDFKRPDRVVVGTEDERARNVMRELYRPLNLNESPLLFVGRRTSELIKYAANAFLAMKITFINEMADLSEAVGADVQAVARGIGLDNRIGTKFLHAGPGYGGSCFPKDTLALVKTAADYGTPTKLIEATVAVNASRKKAMAEKIKKALGGDVSGKTIGILGLTFKPNTDDMRDAPSLDIVPALQAAGATIQAYDPEGRHEAEKLLSDVDYKANPYDAVAGADAMVILTEWDQFRALDLDRVKSVMKAPVMVDLRNVYKPSEVRSKNFDYTSIGRP
- a CDS encoding phosphomannomutase/phosphoglucomutase gives rise to the protein MTLKPRTDIKANTFENETQAFVKTTGFREYDARWLFGDEINLLGIQALGLGLGTYVQERGVKPRIVVGHDYRSYSINIKNALIIGLLQSGCEVLDIGLCLSPIAYFAQFDLDAPCVAMVTASHNDNGWTGVKMGCQAPLTFGPDEMGRLKEIVMGGLGVEKSGGSLTLVEGVQERYLADVVAKTKVTRPLKVICACGNGTAGAFAPQALRAMGVEVIEMDCELDNTFPKYNPNPEDHEMLVEMSKAVKEYGADLALGFDGDGDRCGVVDNTGEEIFADKIGLMLARDLSEIYKDATFIVDVKSTGLYKTDEILKKNGATTVYWKTGHSYIKRKTAELNALAGFEKSGHFFLAGDIGRGYDDGLVAAGAILAMMERNPGKSLSELKSALPQAFTSLTMSPHCGDEVKYQVLERIVQEYVDLHAAGGEILGRKILEVITVNGARVHLDDGSWVLVRASSNKPELVVVVESLRSEDDMRDLFRKEIKPRLANYSEIGKFNQEI
- a CDS encoding metallophosphoesterase family protein, which produces MISFFKNLFSKRKSDPVPIVDRLTYAIGDIHGRADLFSRMLDTIREDSYAYQEKPRVVLLGDYVDRGPASDKVIETILKLKDEIWCDLEVLMGNHEMSLINFLEDPESGATWVQHGGGTTLMNYGVQAPPLRSDAEAWIEARDQFGNNLPRAHLEAICAMKLIVYGGDYVFVHAGVKPGVPLDDQDATTLLWIRAEFLSATKSCNYVVVHGHTPTPEPFNSTWRVGVDTGAYATGVLTCVRLHNETRQFIHVT